The following are encoded in a window of Flavobacteriales bacterium genomic DNA:
- a CDS encoding CoA pyrophosphatase, with the protein MNPIVERLRHLRQAGINALPGHDRFMEVSGYRRPSMQEVLRREPPPRESAVLALIHELEGVPHLLFMRRPEYDGVHSGQIAFPGGRREPGDPALEHTARREFKEETGADASGIELIGALSRVYIPPSNSLVTPFLAFTPALGALSPDPREVAELIDAPLDHVLRPDALREGRRYVSALGTHAITPYYDVLGHEVWGATAMMVAELRVLFGADL; encoded by the coding sequence ATGAATCCGATCGTGGAACGCTTGCGGCACCTGCGGCAGGCGGGCATCAACGCGCTGCCCGGGCACGATCGCTTCATGGAGGTGAGCGGCTACCGGCGGCCTTCGATGCAGGAGGTGCTGCGCCGCGAGCCACCGCCGCGCGAGAGCGCCGTGCTCGCCTTGATCCACGAGCTGGAAGGCGTGCCGCATCTGCTCTTTATGCGCAGACCGGAGTATGACGGCGTGCACAGCGGCCAGATCGCCTTCCCCGGTGGCCGGCGTGAGCCGGGCGATCCCGCACTGGAACACACCGCACGGCGTGAGTTCAAGGAAGAGACCGGTGCCGACGCATCCGGCATCGAACTCATCGGGGCCTTGTCCCGGGTGTACATCCCGCCCAGCAACTCGCTGGTGACGCCCTTCCTCGCCTTCACACCCGCCCTGGGGGCGCTGTCGCCCGATCCGCGCGAAGTGGCCGAACTGATCGACGCGCCCCTGGACCATGTGCTGCGGCCTGACGCGTTGCGTGAAGGCCGGCGTTACGTATCCGCCTTGGGCACCCATGCCATCACGCCCTACTACGACGTGCTGGGCCACGAGGTGTGGGGCGCAACAGCCATGATGGTGGCCGAGCTACGCGTGCTGTTCGGCGCGGACCTGTAA